A genomic window from Candidatus Eremiobacteraceae bacterium includes:
- a CDS encoding dihydrolipoamide acetyltransferase family protein, which yields MAQVRMPQLGETVTEGTVGRWLKKPGDQVAKYEPLLEVETDKVASEIPSPFGGTLTSISVEEGQTVPVGAVVCEIAESGVAAPSKTATPAASAEAPSRAPVQTAAPLGFSGATSRTGDGNGVRYSPAVRKLAREHQIDLSGVSGTGRGGRVTANDVSAALKGLPSAPAVARSSPGAPTSAATPVPRQAHAPVEAHAGDEDTVIRLSQMRKTIAERMLQAVSTIPHAWCMMEADVTELSRWRDREKAAFKAREGVNLTYLPIVVQAVCRAIKENPIVNSAWGGDHIIQRKHINVGIAIDVEEGLIVPVVRDADRLSLAGLAQSIAELVEKARRRRLTMAELADGTITVDNTGALGNIASVPIINPPQAAIITMEAVVKRPWVVNDAIAIRSIMNLCLCLDHRVLDGAVASRFLTAVKKGLENYANA from the coding sequence GTGGCACAGGTGCGCATGCCGCAACTCGGCGAGACGGTCACCGAAGGCACCGTTGGGCGCTGGCTGAAGAAGCCCGGCGATCAGGTCGCGAAGTACGAGCCGCTTTTGGAGGTCGAGACCGACAAGGTCGCGTCGGAGATTCCGTCTCCGTTCGGCGGCACGCTCACGTCGATCTCGGTCGAGGAAGGACAAACAGTGCCGGTGGGCGCCGTGGTGTGCGAGATCGCTGAGAGCGGCGTCGCGGCGCCTTCTAAGACCGCCACCCCCGCTGCGTCCGCAGAGGCTCCGTCGCGGGCTCCGGTGCAGACCGCCGCACCTTTGGGCTTCAGCGGCGCGACGTCGCGGACCGGCGACGGCAACGGCGTTCGCTATTCACCGGCAGTGCGCAAGCTCGCGCGCGAGCATCAAATCGATCTGAGCGGCGTCAGCGGTACCGGCCGCGGCGGACGCGTCACGGCGAACGACGTTTCGGCGGCGTTGAAAGGCCTGCCATCTGCGCCGGCCGTTGCGCGATCGTCTCCCGGCGCGCCGACCTCGGCCGCCACGCCCGTGCCGCGACAAGCGCATGCTCCGGTCGAAGCGCACGCCGGCGACGAAGATACGGTCATCCGTCTTTCGCAGATGCGTAAGACGATCGCGGAACGCATGTTGCAGGCGGTGTCCACCATTCCGCATGCGTGGTGCATGATGGAAGCCGACGTCACCGAGCTCTCGCGCTGGCGCGACCGCGAGAAAGCGGCCTTCAAAGCGCGCGAAGGAGTCAACCTCACGTACTTGCCGATCGTCGTGCAAGCGGTTTGCCGCGCGATCAAAGAAAATCCCATCGTCAACAGCGCGTGGGGCGGCGATCACATCATCCAGCGCAAGCACATCAACGTCGGCATCGCGATCGACGTCGAGGAAGGGCTCATCGTTCCCGTCGTGCGTGATGCCGACCGGTTGAGCTTAGCCGGCTTGGCGCAATCGATCGCCGAGCTCGTCGAGAAGGCGCGCCGTCGCAGATTGACCATGGCAGAACTCGCGGACGGCACGATAACCGTGGACAACACCGGCGCTCTCGGCAACATTGCTTCGGTGCCGATCATCAACCCGCCGCAAGCCGCGATCATCACGATGGAAGCTGTCGTGAAGCGGCCATGGGTCGTGAATGACGCGATCGCAATCCGTTCGATCATGAATCTGTGCTTGTGCCTCGACCATCGCGTGCTTGATGGCGCCGTTGCTTCGCGATTCTTGACCGCGGTCAAAAAGGGCCTGGAGAATTACGCAAACGCCTGA
- a CDS encoding alpha-ketoacid dehydrogenase subunit beta, giving the protein MAVKNLLEAVRETLHDALARDERVFIMGEDVGPRGNVFLITKDFIEEFGHDRVLDTPLAEASIVGVAVGAAMAGMRPIAEIQFADFIYPAYNQIVGEAAKMRYRTAGGNTCPLVIRTPYGGGVGGALSHSVSIEALFYHVPGLKILAPSTPADAKGLLNTAINDDDPVLFLEHKKTYRLIKGEVPPGDYQIPMGKADIARPGSDLTVITYGLMRHFAVQAADELFKDGIDVEVVDLRSIRPMDRETIVKSATKTRRVLIVHEDNKFGGVGAEVSAIIAEEALFELDAPIRRLCGPDVPAMGYSKAYEEAFMPSPARIATAMRDLAAY; this is encoded by the coding sequence ATGGCTGTCAAAAACCTTTTGGAAGCAGTCCGTGAAACGCTGCACGACGCGTTGGCGCGCGACGAGCGCGTCTTCATCATGGGAGAGGACGTCGGTCCGCGCGGCAATGTCTTTTTGATCACAAAGGATTTTATCGAAGAATTCGGCCACGACCGCGTGCTCGACACGCCGCTCGCCGAGGCCTCGATCGTCGGCGTGGCCGTCGGCGCAGCCATGGCCGGCATGCGGCCCATCGCCGAGATCCAGTTCGCCGACTTCATCTATCCAGCGTATAACCAGATCGTGGGCGAAGCCGCGAAGATGCGCTATCGGACCGCCGGCGGGAACACCTGTCCGCTCGTGATCCGCACGCCGTACGGCGGCGGCGTCGGCGGGGCGCTCTCGCACTCCGTCAGCATCGAAGCGCTGTTCTATCACGTGCCCGGTTTGAAGATCCTCGCACCGTCGACCCCGGCCGACGCCAAGGGTCTGCTCAACACCGCCATCAACGACGATGATCCCGTGCTGTTTCTCGAGCACAAGAAGACCTATCGTCTGATCAAAGGCGAGGTGCCGCCAGGCGATTACCAGATCCCCATGGGCAAAGCGGATATCGCGCGGCCCGGCAGCGATCTCACCGTCATCACCTACGGATTGATGCGCCATTTCGCGGTGCAAGCCGCCGACGAATTGTTCAAAGACGGCATCGACGTGGAAGTCGTAGACTTGCGCTCGATCCGGCCGATGGACCGGGAGACGATCGTCAAATCGGCGACCAAGACGCGACGCGTGCTCATCGTCCACGAGGACAACAAGTTCGGCGGCGTTGGTGCGGAAGTTTCGGCGATCATCGCGGAGGAAGCGCTTTTCGAGCTGGACGCGCCGATCCGCCGCTTGTGCGGACCCGACGTTCCCGCCATGGGCTACTCAAAAGCATACGAAGAAGCATTCATGCCAAGCCCGGCGCGGATCGCGACGGCGATGCGCGATCTCGCGGCGTATTAG
- a CDS encoding thiamine pyrophosphate-dependent dehydrogenase E1 component subunit alpha: MKSEPSVRETLPEGLTPDRLREMYYCMILTRTCDDRGFALNRQGKIPFAATCQGHEAIQVAAAFALRKGTDWLVPYYRDTCMALSFGVTPREQLMCLFARKDDIFSSGRQFPNHYSVPDRNIASISSIIAAHVTHAVGMALAHKMRKEDSVVLTSFGEGSTSEGEWHEAMNFAGIHKLPVVFLCENNEFAISVPQKMQMAVKNVADRASAYGMPGVICDGTDPIASYTTVREAVERARAGGGPTLVEAKCYRAMSHTSDDNQLQYRTADEIEASKKRDPVPRFEAWLTDRGYIDAAGILDMKARAQHEVDEATDWAEHQPMPSEEDLYTHVYAEGPLS, from the coding sequence ATGAAGAGCGAACCGAGCGTTCGCGAGACTTTGCCGGAGGGGCTTACTCCGGACCGTCTGCGCGAGATGTACTATTGCATGATTTTGACCCGCACGTGCGACGACCGCGGTTTCGCACTCAACCGCCAAGGCAAGATCCCATTTGCCGCCACCTGCCAAGGGCACGAAGCCATTCAGGTGGCCGCGGCGTTCGCGCTGCGCAAAGGCACGGATTGGCTCGTGCCCTACTACCGCGATACGTGCATGGCGCTCTCGTTCGGCGTCACGCCGCGCGAGCAACTCATGTGCCTCTTCGCGCGCAAAGATGACATCTTCTCGAGCGGCCGCCAGTTCCCGAACCACTACAGCGTGCCGGATCGGAACATCGCGAGCATCTCATCCATCATCGCGGCGCACGTCACGCACGCGGTCGGCATGGCGCTCGCACATAAGATGCGCAAGGAAGACTCGGTCGTGCTGACGTCGTTCGGTGAAGGTTCCACGAGCGAAGGCGAGTGGCACGAAGCCATGAATTTCGCGGGCATCCATAAGCTGCCCGTCGTCTTCTTATGCGAGAACAACGAGTTCGCGATCTCGGTGCCGCAGAAAATGCAGATGGCGGTGAAGAACGTCGCCGATCGCGCAAGCGCCTACGGCATGCCGGGCGTCATCTGCGACGGCACCGATCCGATCGCGTCGTACACCACCGTGCGCGAAGCCGTAGAGCGCGCGCGCGCCGGCGGCGGCCCGACGCTCGTGGAAGCGAAATGCTATCGCGCGATGTCGCACACGTCCGACGATAATCAGCTGCAGTACCGCACGGCCGATGAGATCGAGGCGTCGAAGAAGCGCGATCCGGTTCCGCGGTTTGAAGCGTGGCTCACCGACCGCGGCTATATCGATGCGGCCGGCATCCTGGATATGAAAGCGCGCGCGCAACACGAAGTGGACGAAGCGACCGACTGGGCCGAACACCAGCCGATGCCGAGCGAAGAAGATCTGTACACTCACGTCTACGCCGAAGGACCGCTCTCGTAA
- a CDS encoding NAD-dependent malic enzyme — MREQMKIGFSTIVRIEQITALGTFAHVAQVIAEMGGRIGAVDVYRVGKKTVLRDISIDVQDEDHLAIVVAAIGKIEGVRVVNVSDRTFLAHLGGKIEITPRMPVTNREILSRVYTPGVARVSLAIAADPAKAYALTIKRNTVAIVTDGTAVLGLGDVGPYAAMPVMEGKAMLFKAFAGVDAFPICLDTKSTDEIVETVVRIAPAFGGVNLEDISSPRCFEIERRLDECLDIPVMHDDQHGTAIVILAALLNALRVVGKNLADTRIVVNGIGAAGGACAKILLSAGAADVIGVDRDGALVRGKSYPENEMWQWLADNGNRERFTGPLSQAMKGADVFIGLSRPNLLTVDDLKSMAKDPIVFAMANPLPEIAPDVAEPHVAVMATGRSDYPNQVNNLLAFPGVFRGALDTRARHINEAMKLAAAHAIAGVIGPDELSAEYIIPSVFDTRVVEAVAKATSAAAVESGSARRTPATEDGVPSA; from the coding sequence GTGCGAGAGCAGATGAAGATCGGGTTTTCTACCATCGTCCGGATCGAGCAGATCACGGCTTTAGGCACGTTCGCGCACGTCGCGCAGGTCATCGCCGAGATGGGTGGGCGCATCGGGGCGGTCGACGTCTATCGCGTCGGCAAGAAAACCGTGCTGCGCGATATCAGCATCGACGTGCAAGACGAGGACCACCTCGCCATTGTGGTCGCGGCGATCGGGAAGATCGAAGGCGTGCGAGTCGTCAACGTGAGCGACCGCACGTTCCTTGCGCATCTCGGCGGCAAGATTGAGATCACGCCGCGCATGCCGGTGACCAATCGAGAGATCCTCTCGCGCGTCTACACGCCCGGAGTCGCGCGCGTCAGCTTGGCTATCGCCGCAGATCCGGCGAAAGCATATGCGCTCACCATCAAGCGCAACACGGTGGCGATCGTCACGGACGGCACGGCGGTGCTGGGCCTCGGTGACGTCGGGCCGTACGCGGCGATGCCGGTGATGGAAGGCAAGGCGATGCTCTTCAAGGCGTTCGCCGGCGTCGACGCGTTTCCGATCTGCCTGGATACGAAATCCACGGACGAGATCGTCGAGACCGTCGTCCGCATCGCGCCGGCATTCGGCGGCGTCAATCTCGAGGACATCTCATCGCCGCGCTGTTTCGAAATCGAGCGCCGGCTCGACGAATGCCTCGACATACCCGTCATGCACGACGACCAGCACGGGACCGCGATCGTGATCCTCGCGGCGCTCTTGAACGCGCTCAGAGTCGTCGGGAAGAATCTCGCAGACACGCGCATCGTCGTGAACGGCATCGGGGCGGCGGGCGGCGCGTGCGCGAAGATACTCTTGTCGGCCGGCGCCGCCGACGTCATCGGCGTGGATCGCGACGGCGCGCTCGTGCGCGGCAAATCGTATCCCGAGAACGAGATGTGGCAGTGGCTCGCCGACAACGGCAATCGCGAACGCTTCACGGGTCCGCTGTCGCAAGCGATGAAGGGAGCCGATGTCTTCATCGGCCTGTCGCGCCCGAATCTGCTCACCGTCGACGATCTGAAGTCCATGGCGAAGGATCCGATCGTCTTCGCGATGGCAAATCCGCTGCCCGAGATCGCACCGGACGTCGCGGAGCCGCACGTGGCCGTGATGGCGACCGGACGCTCGGACTATCCGAACCAGGTCAACAATCTGCTCGCGTTCCCGGGTGTCTTCCGCGGTGCGCTTGATACGCGCGCGCGGCACATCAACGAAGCGATGAAGTTGGCGGCGGCGCACGCGATCGCGGGCGTCATCGGTCCAGACGAACTCTCGGCCGAGTATATCATCCCGAGCGTCTTCGACACGCGCGTCGTCGAAGCGGTCGCAAAAGCGACGTCGGCCGCGGCGGTGGAATCGGGTTCGGCGCGCCGGACGCCGGCGACCGAGGACGGCGTTCCTAGCGCCTGA
- a CDS encoding helix-turn-helix domain-containing protein — MFSKRGVRARDVLRSLARGADPDSADTCRRLLLPLERADADRNSRLGETLQTYYACGGSVSKTAEALFLHRNSVRYRLDRVRALLGADIDHPEIAAVLLAAFAVSTAHDAIEVRDEAQRAQ, encoded by the coding sequence GTGTTTTCTAAGCGCGGTGTCCGCGCGCGCGATGTGCTGCGCAGCCTTGCCCGCGGCGCAGACCCGGATTCCGCGGACACATGCAGGCGCTTGTTGCTCCCGCTTGAGCGCGCCGATGCCGATCGGAACAGCCGGCTCGGCGAGACATTGCAAACGTATTATGCGTGCGGCGGCAGCGTGAGCAAGACGGCCGAGGCGCTGTTCCTGCACCGCAACAGCGTTCGCTACCGGCTCGATCGGGTGCGCGCGCTGCTCGGCGCCGACATCGACCACCCCGAGATCGCCGCAGTGCTGCTGGCTGCGTTTGCCGTCTCCACCGCGCATGATGCGATCGAGGTTCGCGATGAAGCTCAGCGCGCGCAATAG
- a CDS encoding TOBE domain-containing protein encodes MKLSARNRLPGTIEHIDVDGLTAKITMRVGDNCLVAVITRESVEEMELHVGDEVSAVIKSTSVMIAKE; translated from the coding sequence ATGAAGCTCAGCGCGCGCAATAGGCTCCCCGGGACCATCGAGCACATCGATGTGGACGGTCTCACCGCAAAAATCACGATGCGCGTCGGCGACAACTGTCTCGTCGCCGTCATCACGCGCGAGTCCGTCGAGGAGATGGAGCTTCACGTCGGCGACGAGGTCTCGGCGGTTATCAAGTCGACGTCGGTGATGATCGCAAAGGAATAG
- a CDS encoding ATP-binding protein, translating into MPGRLADLLRAFAESDDVAAVCTALASGVGRATGAAFSIAAVRETDGDFVEAFGDQAAPWRLVARLQGACNRARAKGDARLLAMLNGEAVRAIDLSALPEDDGEFVRLLREFGVRRVAAWPIAAGDPCRGTVVAFDPGPTAIDDDQADDVTLLADHAGRALARARRFEALRAESERGTALIAESAEGICTFDHELRVSLWNHAAERITGILRDAIVGKTMSAAGLQPHAPQFPHAFNSFAEASAIFIEEPGRAIDVRLSAANGQPIWISLAAALIGASARRHSLACCFRDITEQKELESLRSDFVSLVTHQLRTPLTAIRGYAELVAAIEMPSERVREYGDIIAGASARLADSITDVMDFERLAASRDGLRVTPVSLRTALELGVAAIKLPPSHRVELPEGLSEFTVAADTDRLSRLFAHVLGNAVRYWPDGGSIEVAASRDGDFVRCSIIDHGPGIAVSERADLFSPYHRAARGHPSASQGLGLGLSLAKRIVEAHRGRIALAETPGGGATVTVWLPAASRLNGSTERIGVTDLTEGADVSRPRRT; encoded by the coding sequence ATGCCCGGCCGCCTCGCGGATCTGCTGCGTGCGTTCGCCGAAAGCGATGACGTGGCGGCCGTCTGCACAGCGCTTGCAAGCGGGGTCGGCCGCGCCACCGGTGCGGCGTTTTCGATAGCGGCGGTGCGTGAGACCGACGGCGACTTTGTCGAAGCGTTCGGCGATCAGGCGGCGCCGTGGCGATTGGTGGCGCGCCTTCAAGGCGCATGCAACCGCGCGCGCGCCAAAGGCGACGCACGCTTGCTCGCGATGCTCAACGGTGAAGCCGTGCGCGCGATCGACCTCTCGGCGCTCCCAGAGGACGACGGCGAGTTCGTCCGTCTCTTGCGCGAGTTCGGCGTCCGTCGCGTAGCCGCGTGGCCGATCGCTGCGGGCGACCCGTGCCGGGGAACAGTCGTCGCATTTGATCCAGGCCCCACAGCGATTGACGACGATCAAGCGGACGACGTGACCTTACTGGCCGATCACGCCGGCCGAGCATTGGCGCGAGCCCGCCGATTTGAAGCGCTGCGCGCGGAGAGCGAGCGCGGAACAGCGCTCATCGCCGAAAGCGCCGAGGGCATCTGCACGTTCGATCACGAGCTTCGCGTCAGTCTCTGGAACCATGCCGCCGAACGGATAACCGGAATCCTGCGCGACGCGATCGTGGGCAAGACCATGAGTGCGGCCGGGCTCCAACCCCACGCGCCCCAATTCCCGCACGCATTCAATTCGTTCGCCGAGGCATCGGCAATTTTTATTGAAGAACCCGGACGCGCGATAGACGTGCGGCTTTCGGCCGCGAACGGCCAACCGATCTGGATATCGCTTGCCGCTGCGCTGATCGGCGCCAGCGCGCGACGGCACAGTCTCGCATGCTGCTTCCGAGACATCACCGAGCAGAAGGAACTCGAAAGCCTGCGCAGCGACTTCGTCAGCCTCGTCACGCATCAATTGCGGACACCGCTCACGGCGATCCGCGGATACGCAGAACTGGTCGCCGCGATCGAGATGCCGTCCGAGCGGGTTCGCGAGTACGGCGACATCATCGCCGGCGCTTCGGCGCGCCTGGCCGACTCGATCACGGACGTGATGGATTTCGAGCGCCTGGCGGCAAGCCGCGACGGGCTGCGCGTCACCCCGGTCTCGCTTCGCACCGCATTGGAACTGGGCGTCGCCGCGATCAAGCTGCCGCCGTCGCATCGCGTCGAATTGCCCGAAGGCTTGTCCGAGTTCACCGTTGCGGCAGATACGGACCGATTATCGCGGCTCTTCGCTCACGTGTTGGGAAACGCTGTGCGCTATTGGCCTGATGGGGGATCGATTGAAGTGGCGGCCTCGCGCGACGGTGATTTCGTCCGCTGTTCGATCATCGATCACGGGCCCGGCATCGCCGTTTCGGAACGCGCAGACTTGTTCTCGCCATACCATCGCGCGGCGCGGGGCCATCCTTCGGCCAGTCAAGGCCTCGGTCTTGGGCTCAGTCTTGCGAAGCGCATCGTCGAAGCGCACCGCGGGCGCATCGCGCTTGCGGAAACCCCTGGCGGCGGCGCGACGGTGACGGTCTGGCTCCCTGCGGCGTCACGACTGAATGGATCGACTGAACGCATCGGCGTCACGGATCTAACGGAAGGCGCCGACGTCAGTCGGCCCAGGCGAACATAA
- a CDS encoding glycosyltransferase codes for MIAALHFSWYGSPAWNVARHIVLGYNALVFFYVVFVDLTYLLFTFIALIEVRRYLRTRDKERLEQIFRSRLVPPISILCPAHNEGATIVESVRSLLRLKYSKHEVVVINDGSKDNTLAAMIEAFSMERLDFGYDMTVACKPVKALYASAAYPKLIVVDKENGGKADALNAGINVSRYPLFCTVDADAILEEDALLHVVRPMLDRPTFVPITGGIIRAANGCRVVKGRVEAVGLPRKPIELFQIVEYMRAFLCGRTAQSTLNVMLIVSGAFGLFHKATAKTVGGYSSDTVGEDKELVVKIVRYLKENKRDYEVLFVPQTVCWTEVPSSWQTLGRQRNRWHRGMFEVLYKHRAMFFNRAYGRAGLFGMPYFLLIEAIGPVVELSGYILLPLAAILGLLAPINALIYTLCAVVLGIILSVSAVLLEEASFHRYPRWRDLAVLNLIAIAENFGYRQLTLWWRLKGTWDYVRGQKQWGAQVRQGFGTAAQHAEAKAG; via the coding sequence ATGATCGCGGCTCTCCATTTTTCGTGGTATGGTTCGCCGGCGTGGAACGTCGCGCGCCACATCGTGCTCGGATATAATGCGCTCGTCTTTTTCTATGTCGTCTTCGTCGACCTCACGTACCTCCTGTTCACGTTTATCGCGCTGATCGAGGTGCGCCGCTATCTGCGCACGCGCGACAAGGAACGCCTCGAGCAGATATTCCGCTCGCGGCTCGTCCCGCCGATATCCATCCTTTGTCCAGCGCACAACGAAGGCGCGACGATCGTCGAATCCGTGCGATCGCTTCTACGCTTGAAATATTCGAAGCACGAAGTCGTCGTGATCAACGACGGATCGAAGGACAACACGCTTGCAGCGATGATCGAGGCCTTCTCGATGGAGCGGTTGGACTTCGGATACGACATGACGGTGGCGTGCAAACCGGTGAAGGCCCTCTATGCGTCCGCGGCTTACCCCAAGCTCATCGTCGTGGACAAGGAGAACGGCGGGAAGGCAGACGCGCTGAACGCCGGCATCAACGTGTCGCGCTATCCGTTGTTCTGCACTGTCGACGCGGACGCCATCCTCGAAGAAGATGCGTTGCTGCACGTCGTTCGTCCGATGCTCGACCGGCCGACCTTTGTGCCGATCACCGGCGGGATCATCCGCGCTGCAAACGGCTGCCGCGTGGTCAAAGGCCGCGTCGAGGCGGTCGGACTGCCGCGCAAGCCGATCGAACTCTTTCAGATCGTCGAGTACATGCGCGCCTTTCTCTGCGGGCGAACCGCGCAGTCGACGCTCAATGTCATGCTCATCGTTTCGGGAGCGTTCGGATTATTCCATAAGGCGACCGCGAAGACCGTCGGCGGATATTCCTCGGATACGGTCGGCGAAGACAAAGAGCTCGTGGTCAAGATCGTTCGTTATCTCAAAGAGAACAAGCGCGACTATGAAGTGCTCTTCGTGCCGCAGACGGTCTGCTGGACCGAAGTTCCCTCGTCGTGGCAGACGCTCGGGCGACAGCGCAATCGCTGGCACCGCGGGATGTTTGAAGTTCTCTACAAGCATCGGGCGATGTTCTTCAATCGCGCCTATGGTCGAGCAGGCTTGTTCGGGATGCCTTACTTCCTGCTGATCGAGGCGATCGGACCGGTCGTGGAGCTTTCGGGATACATCTTGCTGCCGCTGGCGGCGATCCTCGGGCTGCTCGCGCCGATCAATGCCCTCATCTATACGCTCTGCGCTGTGGTGCTCGGCATCATCCTCTCGGTCTCCGCCGTGCTGCTGGAAGAGGCATCGTTCCATCGATATCCGCGCTGGCGAGATCTCGCCGTGCTCAATCTCATCGCGATCGCCGAGAACTTCGGCTACCGGCAATTGACGCTCTGGTGGCGGCTCAAGGGCACCTGGGATTACGTGCGCGGACAGAAGCAGTGGGGCGCGCAGGTCCGGCAAGGTTTCGGCACGGCCGCCCAACATGCTGAGGCCAAGGCCGGCTGA
- a CDS encoding HEAT repeat domain-containing protein, translated as MVPSLPYLLRILGCLELALVLLLAGIFAMRMWRENRARVAARTRSWLLEHLPPLFDGESELRCDGRQVFVGGVFVMELPPPRGTVGDAVQETIVDHLVFVTGELRDRLVRVLEESGYVAEAMLRLKSRSVESRVKTCMLLGAMHSPIAVPALIEVFRDDPDPFVRIGAAEALGAIGSEVAIAPMLAALRNPTRWQQVRVAEVLSRMGMTAVPALTAAVEDADIRIAALALEILADIGWMADFAPAERALRHESPEVRARAAEALGRGGAMDRVAALYAAAGDAAWFVRVRVMKALHALGPPPADEAKRAQTDRYFDVLEAGLHDEVWWVRSHAAEALADAGEHGRAVLSRALVEEPGSPARKAAVAALQRLVLLSASRAAIRVPVGRA; from the coding sequence ATGGTCCCGTCCCTTCCATATCTCTTGCGGATACTCGGGTGCCTTGAGCTGGCACTTGTTCTCTTGCTCGCGGGCATCTTTGCGATGCGCATGTGGCGAGAGAACCGCGCCCGCGTCGCGGCACGGACCCGTAGCTGGCTGCTCGAGCACCTCCCGCCGCTCTTCGACGGCGAGTCTGAGCTGCGATGCGACGGCCGCCAGGTATTCGTCGGCGGCGTATTCGTGATGGAGCTGCCCCCGCCGCGCGGCACCGTCGGCGACGCCGTGCAGGAGACGATCGTCGACCATCTCGTTTTTGTCACGGGCGAGCTGCGCGATCGGCTCGTACGAGTGCTGGAAGAATCAGGCTATGTCGCCGAGGCCATGCTGCGGCTGAAGTCGCGCAGCGTGGAATCGCGCGTGAAGACGTGTATGCTTCTGGGCGCGATGCATTCGCCGATCGCCGTACCCGCGCTGATCGAAGTGTTTCGCGACGACCCCGATCCGTTCGTGCGCATCGGCGCCGCGGAGGCGCTCGGTGCGATCGGTTCCGAAGTCGCGATCGCGCCGATGCTCGCAGCACTGCGGAATCCGACGCGCTGGCAACAAGTGCGCGTCGCCGAAGTGCTTTCAAGAATGGGCATGACCGCGGTACCGGCGCTCACCGCCGCTGTCGAAGACGCCGATATCCGGATCGCGGCGCTCGCCCTCGAGATTCTCGCCGATATCGGATGGATGGCGGATTTCGCTCCCGCCGAGCGAGCGCTCCGCCACGAATCGCCTGAAGTGCGTGCCCGCGCGGCAGAGGCGCTGGGGCGCGGCGGCGCTATGGATCGTGTCGCTGCGCTGTATGCTGCAGCCGGAGACGCCGCATGGTTCGTCCGCGTGCGCGTGATGAAGGCGCTGCACGCCCTCGGTCCGCCCCCCGCAGACGAGGCGAAGCGTGCGCAAACAGATCGCTATTTCGATGTGCTCGAAGCCGGCTTGCACGACGAGGTCTGGTGGGTCCGCAGTCACGCGGCCGAAGCGCTTGCCGATGCCGGTGAGCACGGCCGGGCTGTGCTTTCGCGGGCGCTGGTCGAAGAGCCGGGCTCGCCTGCGCGCAAGGCCGCGGTCGCGGCGCTCCAACGACTCGTGCTTTTGTCTGCATCGCGCGCCGCGATACGCGTTCCGGTCGGCCGGGCATGA
- a CDS encoding response regulator: MTDEARAKAKVVIADDDDDIRRLVQITVSNAGCDVTPTADGESALEAIRRIKPDLVILDVLMPRMDGWEVAKELKKDPATEAIPIMFLTSKGQEHDVLEGFEAGGLDYVVKPFSPRELQARIRSLLAKR; encoded by the coding sequence ATGACTGACGAAGCGCGCGCAAAGGCGAAAGTCGTCATCGCGGACGACGACGACGATATCCGGCGACTGGTGCAGATCACCGTATCCAACGCCGGCTGCGACGTGACCCCGACCGCCGACGGCGAAAGCGCCCTGGAAGCGATCCGGCGGATCAAGCCGGACCTCGTGATCTTAGACGTTCTCATGCCGCGCATGGACGGTTGGGAGGTCGCGAAAGAGCTCAAGAAAGATCCAGCCACGGAAGCCATTCCCATCATGTTCCTCACGTCAAAGGGCCAGGAGCACGATGTTCTGGAGGGTTTCGAAGCCGGCGGCCTAGACTACGTGGTCAAACCTTTTTCACCGCGCGAACTCCAGGCACGCATCCGCTCGCTCCTCGCCAAGCGCTGA
- a CDS encoding response regulator, translating into MFEGADASRPPDDGSRKLEIRTILVVEDERDVQGVIDLSLRLIGKFDVTSVTDFAAATDAIEKRCPDLILLDRMLPDKDGLDVCRHFKSGAKTKEIPIVFLSARSDPADIRAGMDAGASGYITKPFDPVVLADRIKAIFGDATTK; encoded by the coding sequence ATATTTGAAGGGGCCGACGCTAGTCGGCCCCCGGATGACGGGAGCAGAAAACTGGAGATACGTACCATTCTCGTCGTCGAAGATGAGCGCGACGTGCAAGGCGTCATCGATCTGTCGCTTCGTCTGATCGGCAAATTCGACGTCACGTCCGTGACCGACTTCGCGGCCGCGACGGATGCTATCGAAAAGCGATGTCCGGACCTCATCCTCCTCGATCGCATGTTGCCGGATAAAGACGGCCTTGACGTGTGCCGGCACTTCAAGAGCGGCGCAAAGACGAAAGAGATTCCGATCGTCTTCCTCAGCGCACGTTCGGACCCCGCCGATATCCGCGCCGGCATGGATGCGGGCGCTTCTGGGTATATCACCAAACCGTTCGACCCGGTCGTTCTCGCCGACCGGATCAAGGCGATCTTCGGAGATGCCACGACGAAATGA